The Coffea arabica cultivar ET-39 chromosome 9e, Coffea Arabica ET-39 HiFi, whole genome shotgun sequence genome has a window encoding:
- the LOC140014581 gene encoding uncharacterized protein, whose protein sequence is MSAHSESSDTIATTPSADLTNLGAQLSEVLNKFKELSMEMTAQQRVIDQLVTDSSSGPYYYSTAEPFTLDTAAQGKVEIGESSAPIDKNLLKRLHRFDEFMRKSQDLSKQGGLDYNELCLFPDMQLPVGFKTFKFSKLEGDALDWYSNLKPDEMRTWLDLSTAFVRQYEYNCEFAPTRTTLEGIKRKPSEDHKTYEKAMEEIDCQEIINKLEEYDEFIRAKKIVNVLALKSQLEVLQNQNNNSKKPQFKKKEREALKVAGKIDTIPPKIYPKGFFLDYDPQSFCAYHSGAPGHSTTNCWALKHKIQDIIEAGDIVLRRRDEQGPSVSNNPLPAHKDTIGVITIDEEIDEPTQYIVDEAGIIGVTGEPFILEEETFEIKKNTDLFILDVIPFECEPSEFVVLKLPEQAPVFNLQEVSWNYSEPILLIGGEEMPKKEVAVVTRSGRIISEPAVNDPSKAKENAAPTRPAVTEEKAFNFLRMLNKSEYKVIEQLDKMPTQISMLNLLLTSKLHREVLLKVLTEAQVPKNIPVDKFTHLVEHVLVSNQISFSDKDLTSEGIGHNKNILVKLGFQKAKLRPSATIVRGFDSAKRESLGEVDLVLEIGPTQFQVMNFSSAYNILLGRPRIHASGAIPSLLHQILRFVVNDQLITVFAEDDCTMIVNSGPKEERGRKALVSSHHVADIISVGWVSKDKSVVGLNLLEASVMMAKEMIREGYEIGKGLGHNLQGILEPIEAQGKKDTFGLGFQSTSRTRKM, encoded by the exons GACCATATTATTATTCCACTGCAGAACCATTCACGTTAGACACCGCTGCACAAGGAAAAGTTGAAATAGGGGAATCCTCCGCACCAATTGACAAGAATCTATTAAAGAGGTTGCATCGTTTTGATGAGTTCATGAGGAAGAGCCAAGACTTGAGCAAACAAGGAGGTTTGGACTATAATGAATTGTGCCTATTTCCTGATATGCAACTGCCGGTGGGTTTTAAAACATTCAAATTTAGCAA GTTAGAAGGTGATGCACTGGATTGGTACTCCAATTTGAAACCTGATGAGATGAGGACATGGTTGGATTTGTCAACCGCTTTTGTAAGacaatatgagtataattgcgagtttGCTCCGACAAGGACCACACTTGAGGGGATTAAAAGGAAGCcatccgaggatcacaagacatATGAAAAAGCGATGGAGGAAATTGACTGCCAAG AAATTATTAACAAATTGGAGGAATATGATGAGTTCATAAGAGCGaaaaagattgttaatgtgttaGCTCTGAAATCGCAATTAGAAGTTTTGCAAAATCAAAACAACAATAGTAAgaaacctcagttcaaaaagaaagagagggaagCT CTCAAAGTCGCAGGAAAAATTGATACGATACCTCCTAAAATCTATCCTAAAGGATTTTTCCTTGATTATGATCCTCAATCTttttgtgcttatcattctggagctcctGGACATTCTACTACCAATTGTTGGGCACTTaagcataaaattcaagacataATTGAGGCCGGAGACATAGTTTTAAGAAGGAGAGATGAACAAGGACCGAGTGTTAGCAACAACCCTCTTCCTGCGCACAAGGATACTATTGGAGTTATTACCATTGACGAGGAGATCGATGAACCTACTCAATACATTGTAGATGAAGCTGGGATAATAGGGGTCACTGGAGAACCATTCATACTGGAAGAAGAAACCTTCGAGATCAAGAAAAATACTGATTTGTTTATTTTAGATGTAATACCTTTTGAATGTGAACCTTCAGAGTTTGTGGTACTCAAATTGCCTGAACAAGCGCCTGTTTTTAACCTACAAGAAGTCTCATGGAATTATAGTGAGCCTATTTTATTGATTGGAGGAGAAGAAATGCCAAAGAAGGAGGTGGCCGTCGTCACTAGATCTGGAAGGATCATAAGTGAACCTGCAGTTAACGATCCAtcaaaagcaaaggaaaatgCCGCACCAACAAGACCAGCTGTGACTGAAGAAAAGGCATTCAATTTCCTTAGGATGTTGAACAAAAGTGAGTATAAAGTGATCGAACAATTGGATAAAATGCCCACTCAAATTTCTATGTTGAATTTGCTCTTAACTTCGAAACTTCATAGAGAAGTTCTACTCAAGGTGTTAACTGAGGCTCAAGTGCCTAAGAATATTCCGGTTGACAAATTCACCCATTTAGTCGAACATGTTTTGGtttcaaatcaaatttctttttctgataAGGATTTAACTTCTGAGGGAATTGGACATAATAAG AATATTTTGGTTAAATTGGGATTTCAAAAAGCTAAACTTCGACCGTCTGCAACTATAGTGAGGGGATTTGATAGCGCAAAAAGAGAATCACTGGGAGAAGTGGACTTAGTACTGGAAATAGGACCTACCCAATTCCAAGTCATGAATTTCTCAAGTGCTTATAATATTCTGCTTGGACGACCTAGGATTCACGCTTCGGGTGCTATACCATCTTTGCTCCATCAGatattgaggtttgtagtgaatgACCAATTAATCACAGTATTTGCAGAGGATGATTGTACTATGATCGTCAATTCCGGACCAAAAGAGGAAAGAGGTAGAAAAGCTCTGGTTTCTTCTCACCATGTGGCTGATATCATTTCAGTAGGTTGGGTATCTAAAGACAAGTCAGTGGTGGGATTGAATTTGCTGGAAGCCAGCGTTATGATGGCTAAAGAAATGATTCGAGAAGGATACGAGATAGGCAAGGGTCTTGGGCACAACTTGCAGGGAATTCTAGAACCAATAGAGGCTCAAGGAAAGAAGGACACCTTTGGACTAGGGTTTCAATCTACTTCCAGGACAAGAaagatgtga